From Tiliqua scincoides isolate rTilSci1 chromosome 2, rTilSci1.hap2, whole genome shotgun sequence, the proteins below share one genomic window:
- the LOC136639257 gene encoding granzyme A-like isoform X1, whose translation MCSPTFAKNFIVGEHNMTTMELCFILCFSMAIFLLRSPRGQCADIIGGKESAPHSRPFMAALITRNRYCGGTLVKPNWVLTAAHCQLNKETTRVILGVNSLKDKSKQTFNITKMVRHPRFESKSYENDIMLLKLKRKAKINRSVKTVTLVKPTHDIRAGTQCLVAGWGHSDRSKARSDMLREVNVTVFKRSFCNDERHYDGPIVTTDRLCAGDLRGGKDACQGDSGGPLICNRKQAGIVSFGLHCGDRRYPGIYTRLTKDYLSWIRKTIKQQ comes from the exons ATGTGCTCACCCACCTTTGCCAA GAACTTTATTGTGGGGGAACATAACATGACAACGATGGAGCTTTGCTTTATCTTGTGTTTCTCCATggccatttttcttctcagaagtcccAGAG GCCAATGTGCAGATATAATTGGAGGGAAAGAATCAGCTCCACACTCAAGACCATTCATGGCTGCTTTGATCACAAGAAACCGTTACTGTGGAGGAACTTTGGTGAAACCGAACTGGGTGTTAACAGCAGCCCACTGTCAACT GAATAAAGAAACAACCAGGGTTATCCTTGGAGTAAATTCATTAAAAGATAAAAGCAAACAAACTTTCAACATTACTAAAATGGTTCGCCACCCAAGGTTTGAAAGTAAGTCATATGAAAACGACATTATGCTTCTGAAG cttaaaagaaaagcaaaaattaATCGAAGTGTGAAAACTGTGACACTTGTCAAGCCAACCCATGACATCAGGGCAGGAACACAGTGTCTAGTAGCTGGATGGGGACACAGCGATCGGTCAAAAGCGAGATCTGATATGCTGCGTGAAGTTAACGTCACTGTGTTCAAGAGAAGCTTCTGCAATGATGAGCGACACTATGATGGTCCTATCGTGACAACAGACAGGCTGTGCGCAGGTGACCTGAGGGGAGGGAAAGATGCATGTCAG GGCGACTCAGGTGGTCCTTTGATATGCAACAGGAAACAGGCTGGCATTGTCTCCTTTGGCCTACATTGTGGTGATCGAAGATACCCTGGCATCTACACTCGTCTTACAAAGGACTATCTCTCTTGGATAaggaaaacaataaaacaacaataa
- the LOC136639257 gene encoding granzyme A-like isoform X2, producing MAALITRNRYCGGTLVKPNWVLTAAHCQLNKETTRVILGVNSLKDKSKQTFNITKMVRHPRFESKSYENDIMLLKLKRKAKINRSVKTVTLVKPTHDIRAGTQCLVAGWGHSDRSKARSDMLREVNVTVFKRSFCNDERHYDGPIVTTDRLCAGDLRGGKDACQGDSGGPLICNRKQAGIVSFGLHCGDRRYPGIYTRLTKDYLSWIRKTIKQQ from the exons ATGGCTGCTTTGATCACAAGAAACCGTTACTGTGGAGGAACTTTGGTGAAACCGAACTGGGTGTTAACAGCAGCCCACTGTCAACT GAATAAAGAAACAACCAGGGTTATCCTTGGAGTAAATTCATTAAAAGATAAAAGCAAACAAACTTTCAACATTACTAAAATGGTTCGCCACCCAAGGTTTGAAAGTAAGTCATATGAAAACGACATTATGCTTCTGAAG cttaaaagaaaagcaaaaattaATCGAAGTGTGAAAACTGTGACACTTGTCAAGCCAACCCATGACATCAGGGCAGGAACACAGTGTCTAGTAGCTGGATGGGGACACAGCGATCGGTCAAAAGCGAGATCTGATATGCTGCGTGAAGTTAACGTCACTGTGTTCAAGAGAAGCTTCTGCAATGATGAGCGACACTATGATGGTCCTATCGTGACAACAGACAGGCTGTGCGCAGGTGACCTGAGGGGAGGGAAAGATGCATGTCAG GGCGACTCAGGTGGTCCTTTGATATGCAACAGGAAACAGGCTGGCATTGTCTCCTTTGGCCTACATTGTGGTGATCGAAGATACCCTGGCATCTACACTCGTCTTACAAAGGACTATCTCTCTTGGATAaggaaaacaataaaacaacaataa